From Novosphingobium sp. MMS21-SN21R, the proteins below share one genomic window:
- a CDS encoding SDR family oxidoreductase: MGRLTGRTCIVTGGAGGLGSATVRRLCAEGGQVVIADIMLQPAEALAEEIRSTGGDAIALHVDLGDPASIAALIDQTLAHYGKLEVIFNNGAATDADFLNRDGMAGDMDIDVWDETFRVNARGTMLMIKHALPALLASGSGAIINTSSGAALLGDLARTAYAASKSAINALTLYVAAQYGKQGVTCNVISPGMVPTAPSRANQPELIRMVERHHLTPELGYPEDIAAMVALLASDDGRFVSGQILRVDGGVTKAFAHVADNRDQFEAHVTGQREAAAGVSA, translated from the coding sequence ATGGGCAGACTGACCGGAAGAACCTGCATCGTTACCGGAGGCGCCGGCGGCCTCGGCTCGGCCACCGTGCGGCGGCTTTGCGCCGAAGGCGGGCAGGTCGTGATCGCGGACATCATGCTGCAACCGGCCGAGGCACTGGCGGAAGAAATCCGCAGTACCGGCGGCGATGCCATCGCGCTGCATGTCGATCTTGGCGATCCCGCCAGCATCGCCGCGCTGATAGACCAGACGCTGGCGCATTACGGCAAGCTCGAAGTAATCTTCAACAACGGCGCAGCGACCGACGCCGATTTTCTGAACCGTGACGGCATGGCCGGTGACATGGACATCGATGTCTGGGACGAGACGTTCCGGGTCAACGCGCGCGGCACGATGCTGATGATCAAGCATGCCTTGCCCGCGCTGCTCGCATCGGGCAGCGGCGCGATCATCAACACCAGTTCGGGCGCCGCGCTGCTCGGCGATCTGGCGCGCACCGCCTATGCCGCGTCCAAATCGGCGATCAACGCGCTGACGCTCTATGTTGCCGCGCAATATGGCAAGCAGGGCGTGACCTGCAACGTGATCTCGCCCGGCATGGTGCCCACCGCCCCATCGCGCGCCAACCAGCCCGAGCTGATCCGCATGGTCGAGCGCCATCACCTGACCCCGGAACTCGGCTATCCTGAAGACATCGCCGCGATGGTCGCGCTGCTGGCTTCGGACGATGGCCGCTTCGTCAGCGGGCAGATCCTGCGCGTTGATGGCGGAGTGACCAAGGCCTTCGCCCACGTTGCAGACAACCGCGACCAGTTCGAGGCGCATGTCACCGGCCAGCGCGAAGCCGCCGCGGGAGTATCGGCATGA
- a CDS encoding cytochrome P450 has protein sequence MNDVATSPAPARDMRHCALYDRKIIYDNPHETIVPEVHAGPAVFLADNVALNQPGWVVRRAEDMRKIYADSENYHKSGNTGFARMIGEDWDIIPTELDPPVHTAYRSALNPLYSPSQMMKLDGKVRGRAQELIAKFKDKGECEFVQDFAILFPITIFLEMIDLPVERLEQFLEWENQLLRGTDRDVQIASVRAVKELLMETITERRKNPGDDLISKCMTLEVDGRKWNDREVFGHAFNLYLGGLDTVTANLSLQFRHLAENPQDQQTMRENTPSQNVVAVEELLRAYAAVSTQRIVSKDHQLGGHSLRAGDVVSMSTPLAGRDPEAYDNPQEVRLDRKPMHVTLGHSIHRCLGQHLARRELQTAIEEFVKAVPMFRLQEGFRVPWFTGNVIQVTELPLRWG, from the coding sequence ATGAACGATGTTGCGACCAGCCCGGCCCCCGCGCGGGACATGCGCCACTGCGCGCTGTATGACCGCAAGATCATCTATGACAATCCGCACGAAACGATCGTTCCGGAAGTCCACGCCGGGCCTGCGGTGTTTCTTGCCGACAATGTCGCGCTGAACCAGCCGGGCTGGGTCGTGCGCCGTGCCGAGGACATGCGCAAGATCTACGCCGACTCCGAAAACTATCACAAGAGCGGCAATACCGGCTTTGCGCGGATGATCGGTGAGGACTGGGATATCATCCCGACCGAACTCGACCCGCCGGTGCACACTGCCTATCGCTCGGCGCTCAACCCGCTCTATTCGCCCAGCCAGATGATGAAGCTGGACGGCAAGGTGCGTGGCCGCGCACAGGAACTGATCGCCAAGTTCAAGGACAAGGGCGAATGCGAATTCGTGCAGGATTTCGCCATCCTGTTCCCGATCACCATCTTCCTCGAGATGATCGATCTTCCGGTCGAACGGCTTGAGCAGTTTCTCGAATGGGAAAACCAGCTGCTGCGCGGCACCGACCGCGATGTGCAGATCGCCAGCGTGCGGGCGGTCAAGGAACTGCTGATGGAAACCATCACGGAACGCCGCAAGAATCCTGGCGACGACCTGATCAGCAAGTGCATGACGCTGGAAGTGGACGGTCGCAAATGGAACGACCGCGAAGTGTTCGGCCACGCCTTCAACCTCTACCTTGGCGGGCTGGACACCGTGACCGCCAACCTCAGCCTGCAGTTCCGCCATCTGGCCGAGAACCCGCAGGACCAGCAGACCATGCGCGAGAATACCCCGTCGCAGAACGTGGTGGCGGTGGAAGAACTGCTGCGCGCCTATGCGGCGGTTTCGACCCAGCGCATCGTTTCGAAAGATCATCAGCTTGGCGGACATAGCCTGCGCGCAGGCGATGTCGTTTCGATGTCGACCCCGCTCGCCGGGCGCGATCCCGAAGCCTATGACAATCCGCAGGAGGTGCGGCTCGATCGCAAGCCGATGCATGTCACGCTCGGCCACAGCATCCACCGCTGCCTTGGCCAGCACCTTGCCCGCCGCGAATTGCAGACCGCGATCGAGGAATTCGTGAAGGCGGTGCCGATGTTCCGCCTGCAGGAAGGCTTCCGCGTGCCGTGGTTCACCGGCAACGTCATTCAGGTGACCGAACTGCCGCTGCGCTGGGGCTGA
- a CDS encoding MFS transporter, whose translation MSGSTEAAKASGYRWIVLLVLTLAHSCHIMDRMVVSIVMEPVRHEFDLTDTQLGLISSLGYGLFYGAAVLPMGMLIDRTVRKNTLAIILALWSAMTAVCGLATSWTMLLVSRCAVGLAESGGSPAGLSLLSDYFPPRERSTAVGLWYLSSAIGSIVTFIVGGMVAAAYGWRMAFLLAGVPGMIMAVVVFFVIREPVRGASDAPAAGTAPAPVPEKLSFARSLAEIGARPAAVHILLGVLLTAAAISSYSTWSISFLVRQHSLTLSQAGLTVGLTSGLLGALGGAFFGWLADRSSRRDARANPWRSGMIAASTSLIATFLGIASLLTPATVPALALVAGYALFFNSYNGPANGLLLIVVPPQVRGFTIALLQLGATLLGFGVAPFVVGRLSDLIGGANSLGWALSIMLLCHPIAAMHFALAARHVKRSGTGSGNAPDEAVQPAAA comes from the coding sequence ATGTCCGGGTCCACTGAGGCGGCGAAAGCCTCCGGATATCGCTGGATCGTGCTGCTGGTCCTGACGCTTGCGCACAGCTGCCACATCATGGACCGCATGGTCGTCAGCATCGTGATGGAGCCGGTGCGCCACGAATTCGACCTGACCGACACCCAGCTCGGCCTCATCTCCAGCCTTGGTTATGGCCTGTTCTATGGCGCCGCAGTGTTGCCGATGGGCATGCTGATCGACCGCACGGTGCGCAAGAACACGCTGGCGATCATCCTCGCGCTGTGGAGCGCGATGACCGCCGTTTGCGGGCTCGCCACCAGCTGGACGATGCTGCTGGTATCGCGCTGCGCGGTGGGCCTTGCCGAATCGGGCGGTTCGCCCGCCGGGCTTTCGCTGCTGTCCGATTATTTCCCCCCGCGTGAACGATCGACCGCAGTCGGCCTGTGGTATCTCTCGTCGGCCATCGGCTCGATCGTCACCTTCATCGTCGGCGGCATGGTCGCCGCCGCCTATGGCTGGCGCATGGCTTTCCTGTTGGCGGGCGTGCCGGGGATGATCATGGCGGTAGTCGTGTTCTTCGTCATCCGCGAGCCGGTGCGTGGCGCCAGCGATGCGCCAGCGGCAGGGACGGCACCCGCACCGGTGCCCGAAAAACTCAGCTTTGCCCGCTCGCTGGCAGAAATCGGAGCGCGGCCCGCTGCCGTCCATATCCTGCTCGGGGTGTTGCTGACCGCCGCTGCGATTTCGTCCTATTCAACCTGGTCGATCTCGTTCCTCGTGCGCCAGCACAGCCTCACGTTGTCGCAGGCGGGGCTGACGGTGGGTCTGACCTCGGGTCTGCTCGGCGCGCTCGGCGGCGCGTTCTTCGGCTGGCTGGCCGATCGCAGCAGCCGCCGCGATGCGCGCGCCAATCCCTGGCGCTCGGGCATGATCGCCGCCAGCACATCGCTGATCGCCACGTTCCTCGGCATCGCCTCGCTGCTGACTCCCGCCACTGTGCCCGCGCTGGCGCTGGTCGCGGGCTACGCGCTGTTCTTCAACAGCTACAACGGTCCGGCCAATGGCCTGCTGCTGATCGTCGTGCCGCCGCAGGTGCGCGGCTTCACCATCGCACTGCTCCAGCTGGGCGCAACCCTGCTCGGCTTCGGCGTGGCCCCGTTCGTGGTCGGACGCCTGAGCGACCTGATCGGCGGGGCGAACTCGCTCGGCTGGGCGCTGTCGATCATGCTGCTGTGCCATCCCATCGCCGCGATGCACTTCGCGCTCGCCGCCCGCCACGTAAAGCGCAGCGGCACGGGGAGCGGAAATGCCCCCGACGAGGCAGTCCAGCCCGCCGCCGCATGA
- a CDS encoding NAD(P)-binding domain-containing protein: MGQDIGSVGFIGLGSMGGCQARELAKLALPLTVFDKFPAAMEPFRGRATLAGSIADLGNCDVVGICVQDDKQVTECCDELIPAMKPGSVILVHSTIRPATAQALAERAAAVGVELMDAAVTRTEMGNDGPFVFCMLGGSEATMARVQPVLDAYSTNTMLVGPLGSAMGLKICNNLVSWSQIMLGLEAMDLAEAAGVPIDKLMTVMQRNGVMTPPMNGFIAFRNNPGEQSRRDLMAVQAGIGEKDLTLADELGEAVGRPSAIGANVKTYVKQFILDVCRR; this comes from the coding sequence ATGGGGCAGGATATCGGTTCAGTAGGGTTCATCGGGCTGGGCAGCATGGGCGGATGTCAGGCACGCGAACTGGCCAAGCTCGCACTGCCGCTGACCGTGTTCGACAAGTTCCCCGCCGCGATGGAGCCGTTTCGCGGCAGGGCCACGCTGGCAGGCAGCATCGCGGACCTCGGCAATTGCGACGTCGTCGGTATCTGCGTGCAGGATGACAAGCAGGTCACCGAATGCTGTGACGAACTGATCCCGGCAATGAAGCCCGGCTCGGTCATCCTCGTTCACAGCACCATTCGCCCGGCCACGGCCCAGGCGCTGGCCGAACGCGCGGCGGCAGTCGGCGTCGAACTGATGGACGCGGCGGTTACCCGTACCGAAATGGGCAACGACGGCCCATTCGTGTTCTGCATGCTCGGCGGCAGTGAAGCGACGATGGCGCGCGTGCAGCCGGTGCTCGATGCCTATTCCACCAACACCATGCTGGTCGGCCCGCTCGGTTCGGCGATGGGCCTCAAGATCTGCAACAACCTCGTATCGTGGAGCCAGATCATGCTCGGTCTCGAAGCGATGGACCTGGCAGAAGCAGCGGGCGTCCCGATCGACAAGCTGATGACCGTGATGCAGCGCAACGGCGTGATGACCCCGCCGATGAACGGCTTCATCGCCTTCCGCAACAATCCGGGCGAGCAATCGCGCCGCGATCTCATGGCCGTGCAGGCCGGGATCGGCGAAAAGGATCTGACGCTGGCCGATGAACTGGGCGAGGCGGTGGGCCGCCCATCCGCGATCGGCGCGAACGTCAAGACGTACGTCAAGCAGTTCATCCTCGACGTCTGCCGCCGCTGA
- a CDS encoding MFS transporter — MDEAKGGETPPVGSEKWFLLLLGLVYMMNFIDRTIISVAGEAIRRDLGLTDLQLGLLGGLAFSLFYAALGIPLARLAERRSRVGLIAIVTTIWSVMTALTGAAGSFVQLLICRMGVGVGEAGFTPALVSMISDRFPEERRASAFSTIAIWVSIGGAVSATLGGWVVQTYGWRAAFVVLGLPGVILAVLLRLTIPEPPRRNAGDAAATPTFGAVLRRVGRSPAFLYLTAASGLVGMVSFGLNLFMIPLLVRRYGLDIAQAGLIFAVALSLSMVIGNYSGGRAADWLGRRDVGWFGRAPAMLLVVSLPLYLLAILQSDWRWFLVLMFFAAASLNAFLPAIMTVTQRLVEPRMRASAAALHAFGQTVAGLGIGSVALGWLSDRLAAQAYGGDYRADCARKVVEGACLTASATGLQHAMMAAGTVLLGAIVFYFRAAHALRRELPPVPAPA; from the coding sequence ATGGACGAAGCAAAGGGCGGCGAAACGCCCCCCGTGGGCAGCGAGAAGTGGTTCCTGCTGCTGCTCGGGCTCGTCTACATGATGAATTTCATCGACCGCACGATCATCTCGGTCGCGGGCGAGGCGATCCGCCGTGACCTCGGACTGACCGATCTGCAACTGGGACTGCTGGGCGGCCTCGCCTTTTCGCTGTTCTACGCCGCGCTCGGCATTCCTCTGGCACGCCTGGCCGAACGCCGCAGCCGCGTTGGCCTGATCGCCATCGTCACGACGATCTGGTCGGTAATGACCGCGCTGACAGGCGCTGCGGGAAGTTTCGTGCAGTTGCTGATCTGCCGGATGGGCGTGGGCGTGGGCGAGGCAGGGTTCACGCCCGCGCTCGTTTCAATGATCTCCGACCGCTTTCCCGAAGAACGACGCGCCAGCGCCTTTTCGACAATCGCGATCTGGGTATCCATTGGCGGCGCGGTGTCCGCCACCCTCGGCGGCTGGGTTGTGCAGACTTATGGCTGGCGCGCCGCGTTTGTCGTGCTGGGCCTGCCCGGCGTGATCCTTGCGGTGCTGCTGCGGCTTACCATTCCCGAGCCGCCCCGGCGCAATGCAGGCGATGCCGCCGCAACGCCCACGTTCGGCGCGGTTCTGCGCCGGGTCGGACGCTCGCCTGCATTCCTCTACCTCACCGCCGCCAGCGGTCTGGTCGGCATGGTCAGCTTCGGGCTCAACCTGTTCATGATTCCGCTGCTGGTGCGCCGCTATGGCCTCGACATCGCACAGGCCGGACTGATCTTCGCGGTGGCGCTCAGCCTGTCGATGGTCATCGGCAACTATTCGGGTGGCCGCGCCGCCGACTGGCTCGGGCGGCGCGATGTCGGCTGGTTCGGTCGCGCCCCTGCCATGCTGCTGGTCGTCTCGCTGCCGCTCTACCTGCTCGCCATTCTGCAATCGGACTGGCGCTGGTTCCTCGTGCTGATGTTCTTCGCGGCGGCATCGCTCAACGCCTTTCTCCCGGCGATCATGACAGTGACACAGCGTCTGGTTGAGCCGCGCATGCGCGCCTCTGCCGCCGCGCTCCACGCCTTCGGCCAGACCGTGGCGGGGCTGGGCATCGGCTCGGTCGCGCTGGGCTGGCTCAGCGACCGGCTCGCGGCACAAGCCTATGGCGGCGATTACCGCGCCGATTGTGCGCGCAAGGTTGTCGAAGGCGCCTGCCTCACCGCCTCGGCCACCGGGCTGCAACACGCGATGATGGCAGCTGGCACGGTGCTGCTCGGCGCTATTGTCTTCTACTTTCGCGCTGCGCACGCGTTGCGCCGCGAACTGCCGCCCGTACCAGCACCGGCCTGA
- a CDS encoding flavin-dependent monooxygenase has protein sequence MASSTVHAAPDRADPQQLLDAARALVPHIIAARDEANRRADVLPQTVAAIQAAGLLRAFQPARWGGLELDPRHLYDLQNVFAEHCLSTAWVFGVLSVQSFMLGRMDPLAQSDVWGDDPDTLVSSSFAPVGRVTPAEGGYRISGRFTFSSGSSHARWAVVGGMVPPDDARPAPQMRLFLVPMADYRIDRVWDTFGLRATGSNDLLIEDAFVPAYRTYVPDSGLLPLPATSGLSALYRLPWLYVFASSISSLAIGAARGALAAFTASTRERQGAFGSGASRDNPRFLSIIGRARVEIDTVERQFHANYARLADLVARNEALPMDEALLYRAELTGFMRRLVPLVDEMMLLLGGRGIQRDGPLTQLWLDLSAARAHAGNDPAAVHAQMAGEMLKP, from the coding sequence ATGGCCAGTTCCACCGTCCACGCCGCGCCCGACCGGGCAGACCCGCAGCAATTGCTGGACGCTGCGCGCGCGCTGGTGCCGCACATCATTGCCGCGCGTGACGAAGCCAATCGCCGGGCCGACGTGCTGCCCCAAACCGTGGCGGCGATTCAGGCAGCAGGCCTGCTGCGCGCTTTCCAGCCTGCGCGCTGGGGCGGCCTCGAACTCGATCCGCGGCATCTTTACGATCTGCAGAACGTCTTTGCCGAACATTGCCTGTCCACCGCCTGGGTGTTCGGCGTGCTCTCGGTCCAGTCGTTCATGCTCGGACGGATGGACCCGTTGGCGCAGTCGGACGTGTGGGGCGACGATCCCGACACACTCGTCTCGTCCTCGTTCGCCCCGGTCGGGCGAGTCACCCCAGCCGAGGGTGGCTACCGCATCAGCGGACGCTTCACCTTTTCCAGCGGCAGCTCGCACGCCAGATGGGCCGTTGTCGGCGGCATGGTCCCACCTGATGATGCGCGCCCCGCGCCGCAGATGCGCCTGTTCCTGGTACCTATGGCGGATTACCGGATCGACCGGGTGTGGGACACCTTTGGCCTGCGCGCCACCGGCAGCAACGATCTGCTGATCGAAGACGCCTTCGTCCCCGCCTATCGCACCTATGTTCCCGATAGCGGACTGCTGCCGCTGCCCGCCACCTCGGGCCTGTCCGCGCTCTACCGCCTGCCTTGGCTCTATGTCTTCGCCTCATCGATCTCGAGCCTCGCCATCGGCGCGGCGCGCGGCGCATTGGCGGCCTTCACCGCCTCCACGCGCGAACGCCAAGGTGCGTTCGGATCGGGCGCTTCGCGCGACAATCCGCGCTTCCTGTCGATCATTGGCCGCGCCCGGGTCGAGATCGACACGGTCGAACGCCAGTTCCACGCCAATTACGCGCGGCTCGCCGATCTGGTAGCGCGGAACGAGGCGCTGCCGATGGATGAAGCGCTGCTCTACCGCGCAGAACTGACCGGGTTCATGCGCCGCCTTGTGCCGCTGGTGGACGAGATGATGCTGCTTCTGGGCGGGCGAGGCATCCAGCGCGATGGTCCGCTGACGCAGTTGTGGCTGGACCTCAGCGCTGCTCGTGCACACGCCGGCAACGATCCCGCCGCCGTCCACGCCCAGATGGCAGGCGAAATGCTCAAGCCCTGA
- a CDS encoding VOC family protein, protein MGIFTHICIGTNDLDRARRFYDAALAPLGIDNLGDFLDQGLGYGRRVAELLILRPLDGAPAKAANGATVSFKAPSRAAVRAFYAAGLAAGGSDAGAPGPRGAVEHAYGAYLLDPDGNKICAYCFTEQG, encoded by the coding sequence ATGGGCATCTTCACGCACATCTGCATCGGCACAAACGACCTTGATCGCGCGCGCCGGTTCTACGACGCCGCGCTGGCTCCACTGGGCATCGACAATCTCGGCGATTTCCTCGATCAAGGCCTCGGCTATGGCCGCCGCGTTGCCGAACTGCTGATCCTGCGCCCGCTCGACGGTGCCCCGGCCAAAGCCGCCAACGGGGCAACCGTCAGCTTCAAGGCCCCGTCGCGCGCAGCGGTACGCGCGTTCTACGCCGCAGGCCTTGCAGCAGGCGGCAGTGACGCAGGCGCGCCCGGACCGCGCGGCGCGGTCGAACACGCTTACGGCGCCTACCTGCTCGATCCTGACGGCAACAAGATCTGCGCCTACTGCTTCACTGAACAGGGCTGA
- a CDS encoding aromatic ring-hydroxylating dioxygenase subunit alpha: MDPKQLERMYAEVEGEFQRSSYPEGFPALPDMPAARYCDPQFHQLEMEHVFRKTWLCVGHTSQLPKTESYRLFEQFEQSIILSRGSDDKIRAFKNACRHRGAALVTEPEGVARRFICPYHAWGYSSEGELKSVPEAHNFACLNKADKALAQARCETWRGFIFINFDENAGSLADFLGPLTAQIDDFPIDDMVVKHMIAVEIDCNWKTAYDNFLEIYHVNTVHAKSLAPYLESKSFTVSLFEGGHARFVTRKRGGQSFFSAGHDEAAPDDFAARFKDHVFALPCFPNSFTALDPVGFNWQSFWPKGPDKMVMVNMFMGWNRDDDEDRAFWATMVENQKSVLAEDIGLFPTIQRSYKQGDITGVALSFQEQFLHWYNEEIDRRIGTDNVPPALRVEPLLGPHVKR; encoded by the coding sequence ATGGACCCGAAACAGCTTGAACGCATGTACGCCGAGGTTGAAGGCGAGTTTCAGCGCAGCAGCTATCCCGAAGGGTTCCCGGCACTGCCGGACATGCCCGCCGCACGCTATTGCGATCCCCAATTCCACCAGCTCGAAATGGAGCACGTGTTCCGCAAGACCTGGCTTTGCGTGGGCCACACCAGCCAGTTGCCCAAGACGGAATCGTACCGGCTGTTCGAGCAGTTCGAGCAATCGATCATTCTCAGCCGCGGCAGCGATGACAAGATCCGCGCGTTCAAGAACGCCTGCCGCCATCGCGGCGCGGCGCTGGTGACCGAGCCGGAAGGTGTCGCCCGCCGGTTCATCTGCCCCTACCACGCCTGGGGTTATTCTTCCGAAGGCGAGCTGAAATCGGTGCCCGAAGCGCACAACTTCGCCTGCCTGAACAAGGCCGACAAAGCGCTGGCGCAGGCGAGGTGCGAGACATGGCGCGGCTTCATCTTCATCAATTTTGACGAGAATGCAGGTTCGCTTGCCGACTTCCTTGGCCCGCTGACCGCGCAGATCGACGATTTCCCGATCGACGACATGGTGGTCAAGCACATGATCGCGGTCGAGATCGACTGCAACTGGAAGACCGCCTACGACAACTTCCTCGAGATCTATCACGTCAACACCGTTCACGCGAAGTCGCTTGCGCCCTATCTCGAATCGAAAAGCTTTACCGTCTCGCTGTTCGAAGGCGGCCACGCACGGTTCGTCACGCGCAAGCGCGGCGGCCAGTCGTTCTTTTCCGCCGGGCATGACGAAGCTGCGCCCGATGATTTCGCGGCGCGATTCAAGGATCACGTGTTCGCGCTGCCGTGCTTTCCCAACAGCTTCACCGCGCTCGATCCAGTGGGCTTCAACTGGCAGTCGTTCTGGCCGAAGGGCCCGGACAAGATGGTCATGGTCAACATGTTCATGGGCTGGAACCGCGACGATGACGAAGATCGCGCGTTCTGGGCGACGATGGTCGAAAACCAGAAATCGGTGCTCGCCGAGGACATCGGCCTGTTTCCGACGATCCAGCGATCTTACAAGCAGGGGGACATCACCGGGGTTGCGCTCAGCTTCCAGGAGCAGTTCCTGCACTGGTACAACGAGGAAATCGACCGCAGGATCGGGACGGATAACGTGCCGCCCGCATTGCGCGTCGAGCCGTTGCTTGGGCCGCACGTCAAGCGCTGA
- a CDS encoding 2Fe-2S iron-sulfur cluster-binding protein — protein MPTLIVTNRDGSEQSVEAATNVSVMEIIRDAGVDELLALCGGCCSCATCHIYVDDSFAGQLPEVSADESDLLDSSDHRKANSRLSCQINFTSALDGMRVTIAPED, from the coding sequence ATGCCTACGCTTATTGTCACCAATCGCGACGGGTCCGAACAGAGCGTCGAAGCGGCCACCAACGTGTCGGTCATGGAAATCATCCGCGACGCAGGCGTCGATGAACTGCTGGCCCTGTGCGGTGGCTGCTGTTCGTGCGCCACCTGCCACATCTATGTCGATGACAGCTTTGCCGGGCAGCTTCCGGAAGTTTCGGCGGACGAAAGCGATCTGCTCGACAGTTCGGATCACCGCAAGGCCAATTCGCGGCTTTCGTGCCAGATCAACTTCACCAGCGCACTTGACGGCATGCGCGTGACAATCGCGCCTGAGGACTGA
- a CDS encoding antibiotic biosynthesis monooxygenase family protein produces the protein MPAFLRLYRMTAHESEGPALRAALETLAAQVQRIEGCEGTELLQDCDKPDQFVLLERWTSAEAHKAGGKLLGKEAFAPVMAALAGPPEAASLNALG, from the coding sequence ATGCCCGCCTTTCTACGCCTCTACCGCATGACCGCTCATGAAAGCGAAGGCCCGGCGCTGCGCGCCGCGCTCGAAACGCTCGCCGCCCAGGTGCAGCGGATCGAAGGCTGCGAAGGCACAGAACTGCTCCAGGACTGCGACAAGCCCGACCAGTTCGTGCTGCTCGAACGCTGGACTTCGGCTGAAGCGCACAAGGCGGGCGGGAAGCTGCTCGGCAAGGAAGCATTCGCGCCGGTGATGGCTGCTCTCGCCGGACCGCCCGAAGCCGCCTCGCTCAACGCGCTCGGCTGA
- a CDS encoding TetR/AcrR family transcriptional regulator, with the protein MTDEQTLPRPRRPRDPTATIRNILEAARAEFGANGFDGTKVEHIARRAKVSKQIVYFYFKGKDELYWELLKDISIKTNERLLRIPFEDLAPEQAVRAYLEGVYDVYAEDPIVGMVSLDQSMHDGAQLRSINQIRLLQTALAERLAEVVRRGQAEGVFHADIDSNRIEFMTVIITVGCLSSSTMLERYSGRSWQQKPEDTRAFALDFIMRALRR; encoded by the coding sequence ATGACCGACGAGCAAACCCTGCCGCGTCCACGCAGGCCGCGCGATCCCACGGCGACGATCCGCAACATCCTCGAAGCCGCGCGTGCGGAATTCGGCGCCAATGGCTTTGACGGCACAAAAGTAGAGCACATTGCCCGCCGCGCGAAGGTGAGCAAGCAGATCGTCTACTTCTACTTCAAGGGGAAGGACGAGCTCTACTGGGAGCTGCTCAAGGACATATCGATCAAGACGAACGAGCGCCTGCTGCGCATTCCGTTCGAGGACCTTGCGCCCGAACAGGCGGTGCGCGCCTATCTTGAAGGCGTCTACGATGTCTATGCCGAAGACCCCATCGTCGGCATGGTCTCGCTCGATCAGAGCATGCACGATGGCGCGCAGCTGCGTTCGATCAACCAGATCCGCCTGTTGCAGACCGCGCTGGCCGAGCGTCTGGCAGAGGTGGTGCGCCGGGGGCAGGCCGAGGGCGTGTTCCACGCCGATATCGACAGCAACAGGATCGAATTCATGACCGTGATCATCACGGTCGGCTGCCTTTCCTCCTCGACGATGCTGGAGCGCTATTCGGGGCGCAGCTGGCAGCAGAAGCCAGAGGACACACGCGCCTTTGCTCTCGATTTCATCATGCGCGCCTTGCGCAGATAG
- a CDS encoding EthD domain-containing protein: MEQAVKLISLLRPTPAEQGWDGFVQGQLASGVGGLQRLIFNDVLPINVRTGSTAPPPYAGIVESWFAGRADADRFAASLRGHGDVVQMVVEEVLICDSGRRPLPNKIMVTLKRRADLTREQAQHHWRTRHVEVGLVEHNAADFLRLYFQNHVTASDQPPGSVCDFDGMPEYWVDPADLASVGEDSPVMRAIAEDEVLFVDRSAIVTMMVSERELFVAPGVQGGWRVPA, from the coding sequence GTGGAACAGGCGGTAAAGCTGATTTCGTTGCTGCGGCCCACGCCTGCCGAGCAGGGTTGGGACGGGTTTGTGCAAGGTCAGCTCGCATCGGGCGTTGGCGGGCTGCAACGGCTGATCTTCAACGATGTCCTGCCGATCAATGTGCGCACCGGGTCAACCGCGCCGCCGCCTTATGCCGGGATCGTCGAGAGTTGGTTTGCAGGCCGCGCCGATGCCGACCGCTTTGCCGCAAGCCTGCGCGGGCACGGCGATGTGGTGCAAATGGTGGTCGAGGAGGTGCTGATCTGCGATAGCGGGCGCCGCCCCCTGCCCAACAAGATCATGGTCACCCTGAAGCGCCGCGCCGACCTTACGCGCGAGCAGGCGCAGCACCATTGGCGCACCCGCCATGTCGAGGTCGGTCTGGTTGAGCACAACGCCGCCGATTTCCTCCGGCTCTATTTCCAGAACCACGTTACCGCCAGCGATCAGCCGCCGGGGTCGGTCTGTGATTTTGACGGGATGCCCGAATACTGGGTCGATCCGGCGGACCTTGCCTCGGTCGGCGAGGATTCGCCGGTGATGCGCGCGATTGCGGAAGACGAGGTGCTGTTCGTGGACCGGTCGGCCATTGTCACGATGATGGTGAGCGAGCGCGAATTGTTCGTGGCGCCAGGCGTGCAAGGCGGGTGGCGGGTGCCTGCGTGA